In a genomic window of Acidobacteriota bacterium:
- the dapF gene encoding diaminopimelate epimerase has product MTEQDGTPFLLVSGAGNDFIALVERPAPAPETIRAWCRRGVSVGADGLFTLHRLARERYALDYANADGARAALCLNAARCAARLAFEQEPDARRLTIETGAGALVAEPVDGRRTAVSVAVPEAGQAMTLHANGEDHRGCRIDAGVPHFVLRWPGDLDQAPVASLGPALRAHPDLGPEGANVHFVRLYPPGRLGIRSYERGVEAETLACGTGVVAAAASAIAEGRLSLPVAAATRGGFELQLEAAPDGPDGAGRWRLSGDARIVARGRIAASAEA; this is encoded by the coding sequence ATGACCGAGCAGGACGGAACGCCGTTCCTCCTCGTGTCCGGCGCCGGCAACGACTTCATCGCCCTCGTCGAGCGACCGGCGCCGGCCCCTGAGACGATCAGGGCGTGGTGCCGGCGCGGAGTATCGGTCGGCGCCGACGGCCTGTTCACGCTGCATCGACTAGCCAGGGAGCGCTACGCCCTCGACTACGCGAACGCCGACGGCGCCCGCGCTGCACTGTGCCTGAACGCCGCCCGCTGCGCGGCCCGGCTCGCTTTCGAACAGGAACCGGACGCCCGGAGACTGACGATCGAGACCGGCGCCGGCGCCCTGGTCGCCGAGCCCGTCGACGGCAGACGCACCGCGGTCAGCGTGGCCGTTCCGGAAGCGGGCCAGGCGATGACGCTGCACGCGAACGGCGAGGACCACCGGGGATGCCGGATCGACGCCGGCGTTCCCCACTTCGTCCTCCGGTGGCCGGGAGACCTGGACCAGGCGCCGGTGGCGTCGCTGGGCCCGGCCCTGCGCGCACACCCGGACCTCGGCCCGGAAGGCGCGAACGTCCACTTCGTCCGCCTCTACCCGCCCGGACGCCTCGGCATCCGGTCCTACGAGCGCGGCGTGGAAGCGGAGACCCTCGCCTGCGGCACCGGCGTCGTGGCGGCAGCCGCCTCCGCGATCGCCGAGGGCCGGCTCTCGCTGCCTGTTGCGGCCGCCACCCGGGGCGGCTTCGAACTGCAGCTCGAGGCCGCTCCGGACGGACCCGACGGCGCCGGCCGCTGGCGGCTGTCCGGGGACGCCAGGATCGTCGCCAGGGGCCGCATCGCCGCGTCCGCCGAGGCGTAA
- the tyrS gene encoding tyrosine--tRNA ligase, whose product MSSGFPPPDEQMELLLRGAVDVVEEDALRQRLEQSRKENRPLLIKTGFDPTAPDLHLGHAVLLRKMAHFQQLGHRVVFLVGDFTAMIGDPTGKKATRPQLSRDEVLANAETYQEQAWQVLDRERTEIQHNSEWLGALGAEGLVRLAGSYTLARMMEREDFRDRFEKHEPISIHELLYPLTQGYDSVVMEADVELGGHDQLLNLLVGRDLMRARGMEPQIALTVPLLVGTDGTQKMSKSLGNAIAFEDSPREMFGRTMSIPDDLMWDWRLLLTDMDETEIERQKADAERGRASPRDLKADLAHDLVKRFHGPEAADEARTEFDRMFRSGGVPDEIETRVVPSGQALFTLIADTGLTGSRAEARRLIQQGAVSLDGEKIGDPYFTLPDGANVLLKVGKRRFLQVVALAADAAD is encoded by the coding sequence ATGAGCAGCGGCTTTCCTCCCCCGGACGAGCAGATGGAACTGCTATTGCGCGGCGCGGTCGACGTGGTCGAAGAAGACGCCCTGCGGCAGCGGCTCGAGCAGTCCCGCAAGGAGAACCGTCCCCTGCTCATCAAGACCGGCTTCGACCCCACCGCGCCGGACCTGCACCTCGGCCACGCCGTGCTGCTGCGGAAGATGGCCCACTTCCAGCAACTCGGGCACCGGGTCGTCTTCCTCGTCGGCGACTTCACCGCGATGATCGGCGACCCGACCGGCAAAAAGGCCACCCGACCCCAGCTTTCGCGCGACGAGGTCCTGGCCAACGCCGAGACCTACCAGGAACAGGCCTGGCAGGTCCTCGACCGGGAACGCACCGAGATCCAGCACAACAGCGAGTGGCTCGGAGCCCTGGGCGCCGAGGGCCTGGTCCGCCTGGCCGGCTCCTACACGCTGGCGCGGATGATGGAGCGGGAGGACTTCCGGGACCGCTTCGAGAAACACGAGCCGATCTCGATCCACGAGCTGCTCTATCCCCTGACCCAGGGCTACGACTCCGTCGTCATGGAGGCCGACGTCGAACTCGGCGGCCACGACCAGTTGCTCAACCTCCTGGTGGGCCGCGACCTGATGCGTGCCCGCGGCATGGAGCCCCAGATCGCGCTCACCGTGCCGCTCCTGGTCGGCACCGACGGCACCCAGAAGATGTCGAAGAGCCTGGGCAACGCGATCGCGTTCGAGGACTCGCCACGCGAGATGTTCGGCCGCACGATGTCGATCCCCGACGACCTGATGTGGGACTGGCGGCTGCTGCTCACCGACATGGACGAGACCGAGATCGAGCGGCAGAAGGCCGACGCGGAGAGGGGGCGGGCCAGTCCACGCGACCTGAAGGCCGACCTCGCCCACGACCTCGTGAAGCGCTTCCACGGTCCCGAAGCCGCCGACGAGGCGCGCACCGAGTTCGACCGCATGTTCCGCAGCGGCGGCGTGCCCGACGAGATCGAAACCCGCGTCGTTCCGTCCGGCCAGGCGCTCTTCACCCTGATCGCCGACACCGGCCTCACGGGGAGCCGGGCCGAAGCCCGGCGCCTGATCCAGCAGGGAGCCGTCTCCCTCGACGGCGAGAAGATCGGCGATCCCTACTTCACCCTGCCGGATGGAGCAAACGTGCTGCTGAAGGTGGGCAAGCGTCGCTTCCTGCAGGTTGTAGCCCTAGCCGCCGATGCCGCAGACTGA
- a CDS encoding sodium-dependent transporter, with product MTTATQLFSSRWGLMLAMLGMAVGTGNIWRFPRIAASNGGGSFLVAWVVFLLLWSVPLILAEFALGKKMRSGTVGTFAAMLGERFAWMGAWIAWVAAAIGFYYAVVMGWTLRYLLAAITMQLRGEASSELWDQFSYTPQVLVFHALALAMAVVVVLKGIRGIEAVVRILMPALLVLVVVLAIRAVTLPGAVNGLEFLFRPNWSDLLDVNIWLQALTQNAWDTGAGWGLVLTYAVFSRRREDTNLNSFLLAFGNNSVSLLAGIMVLCTVFSIMPGARDQIVGAGNEGLTFVWIPQLFNAMPGGSFFMILFFMALVFAAWTSLVAMFQLVGLALEEAGLERRKAIVSIAVAAFVLGVPSALWQPFWSNQDNVWSVALMLCGLSFALIVIRYGVTRFRAEMINTGDQDMRIGAWWDWVIRLIVVEALVLVVWMIWSVRNEPLWGPLGVGNMFAQWIVVAAVLIALNGVFLRGLRKRASKA from the coding sequence TTGACCACGGCGACCCAACTATTTTCCAGCCGGTGGGGCCTGATGCTCGCCATGCTCGGCATGGCCGTCGGCACCGGCAACATCTGGCGATTCCCGCGGATCGCGGCTTCCAACGGCGGCGGGTCCTTCCTCGTGGCCTGGGTCGTCTTCCTGTTGCTCTGGTCGGTGCCGCTGATCCTGGCCGAGTTCGCCCTGGGCAAGAAGATGCGCAGCGGCACGGTGGGTACCTTCGCCGCGATGCTGGGCGAACGGTTCGCCTGGATGGGCGCCTGGATCGCCTGGGTGGCCGCGGCGATCGGCTTCTACTACGCGGTGGTCATGGGCTGGACGCTGCGCTACCTGCTGGCCGCCATCACGATGCAGCTCAGGGGCGAAGCCTCGAGCGAACTCTGGGACCAGTTCTCCTATACGCCCCAGGTGCTCGTTTTCCACGCTCTGGCCCTGGCGATGGCCGTGGTCGTCGTGCTCAAGGGGATCCGGGGGATCGAGGCGGTCGTGCGGATCCTGATGCCGGCGCTGCTGGTGCTGGTCGTGGTGCTCGCCATCCGGGCGGTGACGTTGCCGGGTGCGGTGAACGGTCTCGAGTTCCTGTTCAGGCCCAACTGGAGCGACCTGCTCGACGTCAACATCTGGCTGCAGGCGCTGACCCAGAACGCCTGGGACACCGGCGCCGGCTGGGGCCTGGTGCTGACCTACGCCGTGTTCTCGCGTCGCCGGGAGGACACGAACCTGAACTCCTTCCTGCTCGCGTTCGGCAACAACAGCGTCTCCCTGCTGGCCGGCATCATGGTGCTCTGCACCGTCTTCTCGATCATGCCCGGGGCTCGCGACCAGATCGTTGGCGCCGGCAACGAGGGCCTGACGTTCGTCTGGATACCCCAGCTCTTCAACGCGATGCCGGGCGGCTCGTTCTTCATGATCCTGTTCTTCATGGCCCTGGTTTTCGCCGCCTGGACGTCCCTGGTCGCGATGTTCCAACTGGTCGGCCTGGCACTCGAGGAGGCGGGGCTCGAACGGCGCAAGGCCATCGTCTCGATCGCGGTCGCCGCCTTCGTGCTCGGCGTGCCCTCGGCGCTCTGGCAGCCATTCTGGTCGAACCAGGACAACGTCTGGAGCGTCGCCCTGATGCTCTGCGGACTCTCCTTCGCCCTGATCGTGATCCGCTACGGCGTCACCCGCTTCCGTGCCGAGATGATCAACACCGGCGACCAGGACATGAGGATCGGCGCGTGGTGGGACTGGGTGATCCGGCTGATCGTGGTCGAAGCCCTGGTGCTCGTCGTCTGGATGATCTGGAGCGTCCGCAACGAGCCGCTCTGGGGCCCGCTTGGCGTGGGCAACATGTTCGCGCAGTGGATCGTCGTTGCCGCGGTGCTGATCGCGCTCAACGGCGTCTTCCTGCGCGGATTGAGGAAGCGCGCGTCGAAGGCGTAG
- the ndk gene encoding nucleoside-diphosphate kinase, whose protein sequence is MEETLTIIKPDAVRAGNTGRVIAHLEDAGFAIQAMRRMRLSQAQAEAFYAVHRERPFYADLVAFMTSGPVVAIALARENAVAHLRDTMGATDSTQAAEGTIRNLYGTNIQNNAIHGSDSPENAAIERAFFFAACDLVE, encoded by the coding sequence ATGGAAGAGACGCTGACGATCATCAAGCCGGACGCCGTCCGGGCCGGCAACACCGGCCGGGTCATCGCCCACCTGGAGGACGCGGGATTCGCGATTCAGGCGATGCGCCGGATGCGCCTGTCGCAGGCGCAGGCGGAGGCCTTCTACGCGGTGCACCGGGAGCGGCCGTTCTACGCCGACCTGGTCGCCTTCATGACGAGCGGTCCCGTGGTGGCGATCGCGCTGGCGCGCGAGAACGCGGTTGCTCATCTCCGCGACACGATGGGCGCCACCGACTCGACCCAGGCCGCCGAGGGGACGATCCGCAACCTCTACGGGACGAACATCCAGAACAACGCGATCCACGGCAGCGATTCGCCGGAGAACGCCGCGATCGAACGCGCCTTCTTCTTCGCCGCCTGCGACCTGGTCGAGTAG
- the sucD gene encoding succinate--CoA ligase subunit alpha, with protein sequence MSILVGESTRLIVQGITGREGLFHAMGCRDYGTEVVGGVTPGKGGSTVEGFPVWDSVERARRVSGCNATLIFVPPPFAADAIMEAADAGVELIVCITEGIPVQDMVRVKAFLGGQGSRLLGPNCPGLITPGQAKVGIMPGHIHEPGNVGVISRSGTLTYEAVWQLTNEGLGQTTCVGIGGDPVNGTSFIDVLELFAGDDSTEAVVLIGEIGGTAEEEAAAWIGKHLDIPVVGFIAGATAPPGRRMGHAGAIVAGGKGTAAEKKAALSAAGVLVVDSPAEMGARLSEALGR encoded by the coding sequence ATGTCGATTCTGGTTGGCGAGAGCACGCGCCTGATCGTCCAGGGCATCACCGGCAGGGAGGGCCTGTTCCACGCGATGGGCTGCCGGGACTACGGCACCGAGGTCGTAGGCGGCGTGACGCCCGGCAAGGGCGGTTCGACCGTCGAGGGCTTTCCGGTCTGGGACTCGGTCGAGCGCGCACGGCGGGTGTCCGGCTGCAATGCGACGCTGATCTTCGTACCGCCGCCGTTTGCCGCCGACGCGATCATGGAGGCGGCCGACGCCGGCGTCGAACTGATCGTGTGCATCACCGAGGGCATTCCGGTTCAGGACATGGTCCGGGTCAAGGCCTTCCTCGGGGGTCAGGGCAGCCGCCTGCTGGGGCCGAACTGCCCGGGCCTGATCACGCCGGGCCAGGCGAAGGTCGGCATCATGCCCGGCCACATCCACGAGCCGGGCAACGTCGGCGTGATCAGCCGGAGCGGCACCCTGACCTACGAGGCCGTGTGGCAGCTCACGAACGAGGGGCTGGGGCAGACCACCTGCGTCGGCATCGGCGGCGATCCGGTCAACGGCACGAGCTTCATCGACGTGCTGGAGCTGTTCGCGGGGGACGATTCGACGGAGGCCGTGGTCCTGATCGGCGAGATCGGCGGTACGGCGGAAGAAGAGGCGGCGGCCTGGATCGGCAAGCATCTCGACATTCCCGTCGTCGGCTTCATCGCCGGCGCCACGGCTCCGCCGGGCCGGCGCATGGGCCATGCCGGAGCCATCGTGGCAGGAGGTAAGGGCACCGCGGCCGAGAAGAAGGCGGCGCTGAGTGCTGCCGGGGTCCTGGTCGTCGATTCGCCGGCCGAGATGGGCGCGCGGCTGTCCGAGGCGTTGGGGAGATGA
- the sucC gene encoding ADP-forming succinate--CoA ligase subunit beta, with product MKIHEFQAKGILRRFGAAVPQGKVIDDPAQAGPICEDFGGRCVVKAQIHAGGRGKGGGVKVASSPSEAERLAGEILGMQLVTHQTGPEGQQVRQVLIEEALEIDRELYLGVTLDRAAECPLLMASRSGGMDIEEVAQSDPDAILRELIDPLLGVLPFQCRRIASGLGFEGGTARQIQSIVSSVVAAYLETDASLVEINPLMVDSKGDVYALDAKMNFDDNAMFRQWDVAELRDVHEENPLEVEASEHGISYIKLDGSIGCMVNGAGLAMATMDIIKLYGAEPANFLDVGGSASQEAVASAFRIILSDPAVKAVLINIFGGIARTDRIARGVVAAIDELAAEATPVEVPVVVRLEGTNVEEGREVLERADFDFLVADGMATAAERAVEALGG from the coding sequence GTGAAGATCCACGAGTTTCAGGCCAAGGGGATACTGCGCCGGTTCGGGGCTGCCGTGCCCCAGGGCAAGGTGATCGACGACCCCGCTCAGGCCGGGCCCATCTGCGAGGACTTCGGCGGCCGCTGCGTGGTCAAGGCGCAGATTCACGCCGGCGGCCGCGGCAAGGGCGGCGGCGTCAAGGTGGCTTCGAGTCCGAGCGAGGCGGAACGGCTGGCCGGTGAGATCCTGGGCATGCAACTGGTGACGCACCAGACCGGCCCCGAAGGCCAGCAGGTGCGCCAGGTGCTGATCGAGGAAGCCCTGGAGATCGACCGGGAGCTCTACCTGGGCGTGACCCTCGACCGGGCCGCCGAATGCCCCCTCCTGATGGCATCGCGCTCGGGCGGCATGGACATCGAGGAAGTGGCCCAGTCGGATCCCGACGCGATCCTGCGTGAGCTGATCGATCCGCTTCTCGGCGTGTTGCCGTTCCAGTGCCGGCGGATCGCGTCCGGGCTCGGATTCGAAGGCGGCACGGCGCGCCAGATCCAGTCGATCGTCTCCAGCGTGGTCGCGGCCTACCTCGAGACCGACGCTTCCCTGGTCGAGATCAACCCGCTGATGGTGGACTCGAAGGGCGATGTCTACGCCCTGGACGCGAAGATGAACTTCGACGACAACGCGATGTTCCGGCAGTGGGACGTCGCCGAGCTGCGGGACGTGCACGAGGAGAATCCGCTGGAGGTCGAGGCCTCCGAGCACGGCATCAGCTACATCAAACTGGACGGCAGCATCGGCTGCATGGTCAACGGTGCTGGCCTGGCGATGGCGACGATGGACATCATCAAGCTCTACGGTGCCGAACCCGCCAACTTCCTGGATGTCGGCGGCTCGGCTTCCCAGGAGGCGGTGGCGAGCGCTTTCCGGATCATCCTCTCCGATCCGGCGGTCAAGGCCGTGCTGATCAACATCTTCGGCGGCATCGCGCGCACCGACCGCATCGCGCGCGGCGTGGTCGCGGCGATCGACGAGCTGGCCGCCGAGGCCACGCCGGTGGAGGTGCCGGTGGTGGTCCGGCTCGAGGGCACGAACGTCGAGGAGGGCCGAGAGGTGCTGGAGCGGGCGGACTTCGACTTCCTCGTCGCCGACGGCATGGCGACCGCCGCCGAGCGCGCGGTCGAGGCCCTGGGAGGCTGA
- the icd gene encoding isocitrate dehydrogenase (NADP(+)), whose amino-acid sequence MSEPPVEPPAGGQEVGWQDGVLVVPDRPIVPFIEGDGIGPDIWRAAQAVMDAAVEKAYSGERAVAWLEILAGEKALDETGEWLPAATVDAIRYYRVAIKGPLTTPVGGGIRSLNVALRQLLDLYACVRPVRYFDGVPSPMREPEKVDMVLFRENTEDVYAGHEWQQGTPETKALIDFVQQKLGRDIRADSGIGIKPVSVTGSKRLVRKAIEYARAQGRNSVTLVHKGNIMKFTEGAFKEWGYELAAEEFADCTISEDDLWSKHDGRMPNGRILVKDRISDAMFQQVLLRADEYDVIATTNLNGDYLSDALAAQVGGLGMAPGANEGDGVALFEATHGTAPKYAGQDKVNPCSVILSGVMMLNWLGWNEAGRSIENAISRAIRQKRVTYDLERQMEGATLLKTSEFGQAIIENLD is encoded by the coding sequence GTGAGCGAACCCCCAGTCGAGCCGCCAGCCGGCGGTCAGGAGGTCGGCTGGCAGGACGGCGTTCTGGTCGTCCCGGATCGACCGATCGTTCCCTTCATTGAGGGCGACGGCATCGGGCCCGACATCTGGCGGGCGGCTCAGGCGGTGATGGACGCCGCCGTGGAGAAGGCGTACTCGGGCGAGCGCGCCGTCGCCTGGCTCGAGATCCTGGCCGGCGAGAAGGCCCTGGACGAGACCGGAGAGTGGCTGCCGGCCGCCACGGTCGACGCCATCCGCTACTACCGGGTCGCGATCAAGGGCCCGCTGACGACGCCCGTCGGCGGCGGCATCCGCAGCCTGAACGTGGCGCTCCGGCAGTTGCTCGACCTCTATGCCTGCGTCCGGCCGGTCCGCTACTTCGACGGCGTGCCCTCGCCGATGCGCGAGCCGGAGAAGGTCGACATGGTCCTCTTCCGGGAGAACACGGAGGACGTTTACGCGGGCCACGAGTGGCAGCAGGGGACGCCGGAGACGAAGGCGCTGATCGACTTCGTTCAGCAGAAGCTCGGCCGCGATATCCGCGCCGACTCCGGCATCGGGATCAAGCCGGTCTCGGTGACCGGGAGCAAGCGGCTTGTCCGCAAGGCGATTGAGTACGCCCGTGCCCAGGGCCGCAACAGCGTGACTCTGGTGCACAAGGGCAACATCATGAAGTTCACCGAGGGCGCGTTCAAGGAATGGGGCTACGAACTGGCGGCCGAGGAGTTCGCCGACTGCACCATCTCCGAGGACGACCTGTGGTCGAAGCACGATGGCCGCATGCCGAACGGGCGGATTTTGGTCAAGGACCGGATCTCGGACGCCATGTTCCAGCAGGTGCTGTTGCGGGCCGACGAGTACGACGTGATCGCGACGACCAACCTGAACGGCGACTATCTCTCGGACGCCCTGGCGGCCCAGGTCGGTGGTCTGGGCATGGCGCCGGGCGCCAACGAGGGCGACGGCGTCGCGCTGTTCGAGGCCACGCACGGCACGGCGCCGAAGTACGCCGGCCAGGACAAGGTGAACCCCTGCTCGGTCATCCTGTCGGGCGTGATGATGCTGAACTGGCTGGGCTGGAACGAGGCTGGCCGGTCGATCGAGAACGCGATCAGCCGAGCCATCCGGCAGAAGCGCGTGACCTACGACCTGGAGCGCCAGATGGAGGGCGCGACGCTGCTGAAGACCTCCGAATTCGGCCAGGCGATCATCGAAAACCTCGACTGA
- a CDS encoding cytidine deaminase — protein MSAEPVFHLPTPDRGATWEGIDWETLVDAAVSCRERAHAPYSHFRVGAALLAANGNVYVGCNVENRLLGLTLCAERGALSAAVADGQTSFVALAIATGSAPPCAPCGQCRDALAEFCRDLPVVSVTAGTHDPANWSRFTLQELLPEAFVLDPPEG, from the coding sequence ATGAGCGCGGAACCCGTCTTCCACCTGCCGACGCCGGATCGCGGCGCCACGTGGGAGGGCATCGACTGGGAGACTCTGGTCGACGCCGCCGTCAGTTGCCGGGAACGCGCCCACGCGCCCTACAGCCATTTCCGGGTCGGCGCCGCGCTGCTGGCCGCCAACGGCAACGTCTACGTCGGCTGCAACGTGGAGAACCGTCTGCTCGGCCTGACCCTCTGTGCCGAACGCGGCGCGTTGTCGGCCGCGGTAGCGGACGGCCAGACATCGTTTGTGGCGCTGGCCATCGCCACGGGCTCCGCGCCACCCTGCGCGCCCTGCGGGCAGTGCCGCGACGCCCTGGCCGAGTTCTGTCGCGACCTGCCGGTCGTGTCGGTCACCGCCGGGACCCACGACCCGGCCAACTGGAGCCGGTTCACGCTGCAGGAACTGCTGCCGGAAGCCTTCGTCCTCGACCCGCCCGAAGGCTGA
- a CDS encoding STAS domain-containing protein, translated as MIINKQQIGDASLLAVEGVIKLGESARFLADALKRSLAEGDGHVLLDLSDVNYMDSTGIGELVGYLVRLRAEERKLILVRPSERIVQLLTVAGVASLFPTYDTVEDALAAEAGGT; from the coding sequence ATGATCATCAACAAGCAGCAGATCGGCGACGCCAGCCTGCTGGCGGTGGAGGGCGTGATCAAGCTCGGAGAGAGCGCCCGGTTCCTGGCCGATGCGTTGAAGCGAAGCCTCGCGGAGGGCGACGGCCATGTCCTGCTCGACCTCTCCGACGTCAACTACATGGACTCGACCGGCATCGGCGAGCTCGTCGGGTACCTGGTCAGGCTCCGCGCGGAGGAACGGAAACTCATCCTGGTCCGGCCTTCTGAACGGATCGTTCAGTTGCTGACCGTGGCCGGCGTCGCGTCGCTGTTCCCGACCTACGACACGGTGGAGGATGCCCTCGCGGCGGAGGCCGGCGGGACCTGA
- a CDS encoding DUF1326 domain-containing protein: MRFTSRVLFPALFLMVVPAAAMAAGVSGMYVEARTADVYTGPCFANSEVGLVGNEAIMAWRIETGGWDGVDLSGLSVLAVVRSDATLGDPYAESRATESVLIVDAAADGPQRSALEGFARGMGGVLLADVALVEAADVTFDLRPNGAASVSAGRLATVKTRPLDHRDHLCGNETVFYPPLAPTDGVVPGVAIEHTWQGPGLGATWKSPGKRSTFVGRFSR; the protein is encoded by the coding sequence ATGAGATTCACTTCACGAGTTCTCTTCCCCGCTCTGTTTCTGATGGTCGTGCCCGCCGCCGCGATGGCGGCCGGAGTCTCGGGTATGTACGTCGAAGCCCGGACCGCCGACGTCTACACCGGTCCCTGTTTCGCGAACTCCGAAGTCGGGCTGGTCGGCAACGAGGCGATCATGGCCTGGCGGATCGAAACGGGCGGCTGGGACGGCGTCGATCTTTCGGGCCTCTCGGTGCTCGCGGTCGTACGGTCCGATGCGACTCTGGGCGATCCGTACGCCGAGTCGCGGGCCACGGAGTCCGTGCTGATCGTGGACGCGGCCGCGGACGGGCCGCAGCGCTCGGCGCTCGAAGGGTTCGCGCGCGGCATGGGGGGCGTCCTCCTTGCGGATGTGGCCCTGGTGGAAGCGGCGGACGTCACGTTCGATCTGCGGCCAAACGGGGCTGCCTCGGTCTCGGCGGGCAGGCTGGCCACGGTGAAGACGCGGCCGCTCGACCACCGGGACCACCTCTGCGGCAACGAGACGGTCTTCTATCCACCGCTGGCGCCGACGGACGGAGTCGTCCCCGGCGTCGCCATCGAGCACACCTGGCAGGGTCCGGGCCTGGGCGCCACCTGGAAGAGCCCCGGCAAGCGGAGCACCTTCGTGGGTCGGTTCAGCCGCTAG
- a CDS encoding FAD binding domain-containing protein, which produces MRPFGYAAPATVDQAVGLLEAEGSEALAGGTDLLSLLKDDVERVDRLVALRGVPGLSGIELDGGMLRVGAMTTLQELRDHDGAIAALPALAVAIDGVASPQLRAMGTVGGDLLQRPRCWYYRRGYGLLALAADGRSMVTAGDNRYHAIFPEGEARFVSPSSLAPLLVALGAEAVVHGPAGERRLPVEALYRAPLSSGERENTLAPGELLVGVEATVEGSRSAVYEVRQRRALDWPLMAAAVSLTGSGPRTERARIVLGHAAPVPHVATAAGDLLSGRELTPETVAAAANAAVEGARPMSGNRYKVQLARTAVRRALGRAAGMEI; this is translated from the coding sequence ATGCGTCCGTTCGGTTACGCCGCGCCGGCGACCGTCGACCAGGCGGTCGGCCTGCTGGAAGCGGAGGGCAGCGAGGCGCTGGCCGGCGGCACGGATCTTCTGAGTCTGCTCAAGGACGATGTCGAACGGGTCGATCGGCTGGTCGCGCTTCGCGGCGTGCCGGGTCTCTCCGGAATCGAGCTCGACGGCGGCATGCTCCGCGTCGGCGCCATGACGACCCTGCAGGAACTGAGGGACCACGACGGCGCGATCGCGGCCCTGCCCGCTCTGGCCGTTGCGATCGACGGCGTCGCCAGCCCGCAGTTGCGGGCGATGGGCACGGTCGGCGGCGATCTGCTCCAGCGGCCCCGGTGCTGGTACTACCGCCGGGGCTACGGCCTGCTGGCGCTGGCCGCAGACGGCCGCTCGATGGTGACGGCCGGCGACAATCGCTACCACGCTATCTTCCCGGAAGGCGAAGCGCGTTTCGTCAGTCCGTCCAGCCTGGCGCCGCTGCTGGTCGCGCTCGGGGCGGAAGCAGTCGTTCACGGGCCGGCCGGTGAGCGCCGGCTGCCGGTGGAGGCGCTGTACCGTGCGCCCCTGAGCTCGGGAGAGCGTGAGAACACGCTGGCGCCGGGCGAGCTCCTGGTCGGCGTCGAAGCCACCGTCGAGGGATCTCGGTCGGCCGTGTACGAAGTCCGCCAGCGCCGCGCGCTGGACTGGCCGCTGATGGCGGCCGCCGTGTCCCTCACCGGCTCGGGACCGCGAACGGAGCGTGCGCGGATCGTGCTCGGCCACGCCGCGCCCGTGCCCCACGTGGCGACGGCGGCAGGCGACCTGTTGTCCGGGCGGGAACTGACGCCGGAGACGGTCGCCGCGGCCGCGAATGCGGCGGTGGAGGGCGCCCGGCCGATGAGCGGCAACCGGTACAAGGTCCAGCTTGCCCGAACCGCGGTACGGCGAGCGCTCGGCCGCGCCGCCGGGATGGAGATCTGA